In a genomic window of Flavobacterium sp. KACC 22761:
- a CDS encoding TonB-dependent receptor produces MKTLFKVTKLQSYKVAKLSNKSIFFTLFTIFLTLISFAQEQDSTKVNKLDDVLVSAVRVTSKTPVTFSNMDKKEIKFRNLGQDIPTLMNYLPSVVTTSDAGNGIGYSGIRVRGSDATRVNVTINGIPYNDAESQGTFWVNMPDFASSVESLQLQRGVGTSTNGSGAFGASLNMLTDNYASKATGEISSSFGSFNSQKNTVKFSTGLLNDHFELAGRLSRIKSDGYIDRASSDLKSYFLQGTYVGKTTLIKALVFGGTEKTYQSWNGIDAETMNENRTFNSAGMYTDESGNVRFYDNETDNYQQDHYQLHWSEAVSDKWSTNLAFHYTKGKGYYENYKEDADMADYGLDPVGAITTTDLVRQKWLDNDFYGTTFSVKYKDEKLDVIFGGGWNKYEGDHYGKVIWARYASQSELGDHYYDDFSTKTDGNIFAKANYQFTEKLSFYGDLQYRRVRYKANSYETGVVDDTFNFFNPKAGLNYEINQKNTLYFSYARANREPNRTDYEGGNVKPEKLNDFELGWRFNSDNFQLNSNVYYMAYKDQLILTGTLDDVGAPIRSNTDKSYRLGFEFDATIKLSEQFIIRPNFTLSSNKNVDLAVEGQNYGTTKIAYSPEVIAGNIIVYSPIQSLHISLLQKYVGEQYMNNIELPSAKLADYFVNDLNVSYEIKPKSVFKSIMITGMVNNILDKKYVSNGYMWDIYPYYYPQAGINFLAGLTLKF; encoded by the coding sequence ATGAAAACACTTTTTAAAGTTACAAAGTTACAAAGTTACAAAGTTGCAAAGCTGAGTAACAAATCTATTTTCTTTACTCTATTCACTATTTTCCTTACTCTAATTTCTTTTGCGCAAGAGCAAGATTCAACCAAGGTGAATAAATTAGATGACGTATTAGTTTCGGCAGTTCGTGTGACTTCAAAAACTCCGGTTACGTTTAGTAATATGGATAAAAAAGAAATCAAATTCAGAAATCTAGGGCAAGATATTCCTACTTTGATGAATTATCTTCCTTCTGTAGTTACAACTTCTGATGCCGGAAACGGAATTGGTTATAGCGGAATCAGAGTCCGCGGAAGCGATGCAACTCGCGTGAATGTTACCATCAACGGAATTCCATACAACGATGCAGAAAGTCAAGGAACTTTTTGGGTAAACATGCCCGATTTTGCTTCTTCGGTAGAAAGTTTGCAGTTGCAAAGAGGAGTTGGAACTTCAACAAACGGTTCAGGTGCTTTTGGAGCAAGTTTGAACATGTTGACCGATAATTATGCATCTAAAGCAACTGGCGAAATTTCAAGCTCTTTCGGAAGTTTTAATTCGCAGAAAAATACCGTGAAATTCAGCACAGGATTATTGAATGATCATTTTGAATTGGCTGGGCGTTTGTCTCGAATTAAATCTGATGGATATATTGACAGGGCAAGTTCTGATTTGAAATCGTATTTTCTTCAGGGAACTTACGTTGGAAAAACTACTTTAATTAAAGCTTTAGTTTTTGGCGGAACGGAGAAAACATATCAATCTTGGAACGGAATTGATGCCGAAACTATGAATGAAAACCGTACGTTCAATTCGGCTGGAATGTACACAGATGAATCTGGAAATGTTCGTTTTTATGACAATGAAACCGATAATTACCAACAAGATCATTATCAATTGCATTGGAGCGAAGCGGTTTCTGATAAATGGAGTACGAACCTGGCTTTTCATTATACAAAAGGAAAAGGCTACTACGAAAATTATAAAGAAGATGCAGATATGGCCGATTATGGCTTAGATCCTGTTGGAGCAATTACAACAACAGATTTAGTGCGCCAAAAATGGTTAGATAATGATTTCTATGGAACAACTTTTTCTGTAAAATATAAAGATGAAAAACTCGATGTTATTTTTGGCGGAGGCTGGAATAAATATGAAGGAGATCATTATGGAAAAGTGATTTGGGCGAGATATGCTTCTCAGTCAGAATTGGGAGATCATTATTACGATGATTTTTCGACAAAAACAGATGGAAATATTTTCGCAAAGGCAAATTATCAATTCACAGAAAAATTGAGCTTTTATGGCGATTTGCAATATAGAAGAGTGCGATATAAAGCCAATAGTTATGAAACGGGAGTTGTAGATGATACTTTCAATTTCTTTAATCCAAAAGCGGGATTGAATTATGAAATCAATCAAAAAAACACTTTATACTTTTCATACGCTCGAGCGAATCGTGAACCAAACAGAACCGATTATGAAGGTGGAAATGTAAAACCAGAAAAACTAAACGATTTTGAATTGGGATGGAGATTTAATTCGGATAATTTCCAATTAAATTCGAATGTTTATTACATGGCATACAAAGATCAGTTGATTTTAACAGGAACACTTGATGATGTTGGTGCACCGATTCGTTCTAATACAGACAAAAGTTATCGATTAGGTTTTGAATTTGACGCAACTATCAAACTTTCGGAACAATTTATAATTCGTCCAAATTTCACTTTAAGCAGCAATAAAAATGTTGATTTGGCTGTTGAAGGACAAAATTACGGAACGACTAAAATCGCGTATTCTCCAGAAGTTATCGCAGGAAATATAATTGTTTACAGCCCGATTCAGAGTTTGCATATTTCGTTATTGCAAAAATATGTTGGCGAACAATACATGAATAATATCGAATTGCCTTCAGCAAAACTGGCAGATTATTTTGTAAACGATTTGAATGTTTCTTATGAAATCAAGCCAAAATCGGTTTTCAAATCGATTATGATTACCGGTATGGTCAACAATATTTTGGATAAAAAATATGTTTCAAACGGATACATGTGGGATATTTATCCTTACTATTATCCGCAGGCAGGAATCAATTTCTTAGCCGGATTAACTTTAAAATTCTAA
- the arfB gene encoding alternative ribosome rescue aminoacyl-tRNA hydrolase ArfB has translation MDIDKIISELGFKAVRSSGAGGQNVNKVSSKVVLSFDLEASQALSDDEKLLLKENISARLTSENILILNCDEDRSQLKNKEIVTKRFLEIIKKGLFVPKVRKATKVPKAVIKKRIKDKKNISDLKQSRRKPDF, from the coding sequence ATGGATATTGATAAAATTATATCAGAATTAGGTTTTAAAGCCGTTCGCAGCAGTGGCGCCGGCGGACAAAACGTGAACAAAGTTTCTTCAAAAGTGGTTTTGTCTTTTGATTTAGAAGCTTCGCAAGCCTTGTCTGATGATGAAAAATTGCTTTTAAAAGAAAATATATCGGCGAGATTAACTTCTGAAAATATCCTGATTTTAAATTGTGACGAAGATCGAAGCCAGCTTAAAAACAAAGAAATCGTCACAAAGCGTTTTCTGGAAATAATCAAAAAAGGATTATTTGTTCCGAAAGTTAGAAAAGCAACAAAAGTTCCAAAAGCTGTAATTAAAAAACGAATCAAGGATAAAAAGAATATTTCTGATTTAAAACAATCTCGTAGAAAACCTGATTTTTAG
- the ahcY gene encoding adenosylhomocysteinase, with protein MSTTTTPYVAFKVKDISLAAWGRKEIELAEAEMPGLMALRAEYKDEQPLKGARIAGCLHMTIQTAVLIETLIALGAEVTWSSCNIFSTQDQAAAAIAAAGISVYAWKGLNEEEFDWCIEQTLFFGEDRKPLNMILDDGGDLTNMVIDRYPELVPGIKGLSEETTTGVHRLYERVKAGTLPMPAININDSVTKSKFDNKYGCKESAVDAIRRATDLMLAGKRVIVCGYGDVGKGTAASFRGAGSIVTVTEIDPICALQAAMDGYEVKKLDTVIANADIIITTTGNKDIVVGSHFEKMKDKTVVCNIGHFDNEIDMAWLNKNHGASKIEIKPQVDKYTIAGKDIIILAEGRLVNLGCATGHPSFVMSNSFTNQTLAQIELWNNSAAYKNEVYMLPKHLDEKVAALHLAKLGVELETLREDQAAYIGVEVQGPFKPEYYRY; from the coding sequence ATGAGTACTACAACTACGCCATATGTGGCTTTCAAAGTAAAAGACATTTCTCTAGCGGCTTGGGGAAGAAAAGAAATTGAACTAGCTGAAGCTGAAATGCCAGGTTTAATGGCACTTCGCGCTGAATATAAAGACGAACAACCATTAAAAGGTGCTCGTATTGCTGGATGTTTGCACATGACGATTCAAACTGCTGTTTTGATCGAAACTTTAATTGCTCTTGGTGCAGAAGTTACTTGGTCTTCTTGTAACATTTTCTCTACTCAGGATCAAGCTGCTGCTGCAATTGCTGCTGCTGGAATTTCTGTGTACGCTTGGAAAGGTTTAAATGAAGAAGAATTTGACTGGTGTATTGAGCAAACTTTATTCTTTGGTGAAGACAGAAAACCATTGAACATGATTCTTGATGACGGTGGAGATTTAACTAACATGGTTATTGATCGTTACCCAGAATTGGTTCCTGGAATTAAAGGTCTTTCTGAAGAAACTACAACTGGTGTTCACAGACTTTACGAAAGAGTAAAAGCTGGAACGTTGCCAATGCCTGCTATCAACATTAACGACTCTGTTACTAAATCTAAATTTGATAACAAATACGGATGTAAAGAATCTGCAGTAGATGCTATTCGTCGTGCAACTGACTTAATGTTGGCTGGAAAAAGAGTAATTGTTTGTGGATATGGTGACGTAGGAAAAGGAACTGCAGCTTCTTTTAGAGGTGCTGGTTCTATTGTAACAGTTACTGAAATTGATCCAATTTGTGCTTTACAAGCTGCAATGGACGGTTACGAAGTTAAAAAATTAGATACTGTAATTGCTAATGCTGATATCATCATTACAACTACAGGAAATAAAGATATCGTGGTGGGAAGTCATTTCGAAAAAATGAAAGACAAAACTGTTGTTTGTAACATCGGACACTTTGATAACGAAATCGACATGGCTTGGTTAAACAAAAACCACGGTGCTTCTAAAATTGAAATCAAACCTCAGGTTGACAAATATACTATCGCTGGAAAAGATATTATTATCTTGGCTGAAGGTCGTTTAGTAAACCTTGGATGTGCTACAGGTCACCCAAGTTTTGTAATGAGTAACTCATTTACAAACCAAACTTTGGCTCAAATCGAATTATGGAACAACAGCGCAGCTTACAAAAACGAAGTTTACATGTTACCAAAACATTTAGATGAAAAAGTTGCCGCTTTACACTTAGCTAAATTAGGCGTTGAATTAGAAACTTTACGTGAAGATCAAGCTGCTTACATTGGTGTTGAAGTTCAAGGTCCATTCAAACCAGAGTACTACAGATACTAA
- a CDS encoding Crp/Fnr family transcriptional regulator: MIAPELLEKYGALKKSFDKNQTIFEEGIFPANYYQILSGEIKMSNYNDDGREFIQGIFYKGQSFGEPPLFLNQKYPANAIAVDDSEILLLPKSNFMKLLEENPKIGIKIIENLAQRLYYKSVMAAEISTQEPEHRVLKLIDHGIAYFNFKKDTNGYLINFTRQQIGDLTGLRVETVIRTIKSLEKKGELKIINRKVYR; encoded by the coding sequence ATGATTGCTCCCGAATTATTAGAAAAATATGGCGCTTTGAAAAAATCTTTCGATAAAAATCAAACTATTTTTGAAGAAGGAATTTTTCCTGCAAATTATTATCAGATACTTTCTGGAGAAATAAAAATGAGCAACTACAATGATGACGGTCGTGAATTTATTCAGGGAATATTTTATAAAGGACAATCTTTTGGTGAACCGCCTTTGTTTTTAAACCAAAAATATCCTGCCAATGCTATTGCGGTCGATGACAGCGAAATTCTTCTTCTTCCAAAATCAAACTTTATGAAACTGCTGGAAGAAAATCCAAAAATCGGCATTAAAATAATCGAGAATTTAGCGCAACGATTATATTATAAATCAGTTATGGCTGCTGAAATATCTACTCAGGAGCCAGAACATCGGGTTTTAAAATTAATCGATCACGGAATTGCTTATTTTAATTTCAAAAAAGATACAAACGGCTACCTCATCAATTTTACCCGACAACAAATTGGTGATTTGACTGGTTTACGTGTTGAAACAGTCATCAGAACAATAAAGTCTTTGGAGAAAAAAGGTGAATTGAAGATTATTAACCGAAAAGTATATCGATAA
- the pnuC gene encoding nicotinamide riboside transporter PnuC, which translates to MMDFFLDSYKNAPLWHIALEFLVFVCGILSVWFAKKENIWVYPTGLIATVISVYLLYIAGYIGDMIINGYFSIMSIYGWYVWARGGTVEDNLPITRTNLNEKIIGIVLFIVTVFVVFGIYKYFDYEIKKDNYVDMISSGIFFAGMWYMARKKIENWTLWIIGDIIVVPLYAYRGLGMLSLQYLIFTILAISAYLEWRKILDSKKQLS; encoded by the coding sequence ATGATGGATTTTTTTCTAGACAGTTACAAAAATGCACCGCTATGGCACATTGCTCTTGAATTTTTAGTTTTTGTCTGTGGTATTTTAAGCGTTTGGTTTGCTAAAAAAGAAAACATTTGGGTGTATCCAACAGGACTAATCGCAACCGTAATTTCAGTGTATTTGCTTTATATTGCGGGTTATATTGGCGATATGATTATCAATGGATATTTTTCGATTATGAGTATTTACGGTTGGTATGTATGGGCGAGAGGAGGAACGGTTGAGGATAATTTACCAATTACTCGTACAAATCTTAATGAAAAAATAATCGGAATCGTACTGTTTATTGTAACCGTTTTTGTAGTTTTCGGCATTTATAAATATTTTGATTATGAAATCAAGAAAGACAATTATGTCGATATGATTTCGTCAGGAATATTTTTTGCAGGAATGTGGTATATGGCCAGGAAAAAAATCGAAAACTGGACACTTTGGATTATTGGCGATATTATTGTTGTGCCTCTTTATGCTTATCGCGGCTTAGGGATGCTGTCACTTCAATATTTAATTTTTACAATTTTGGCTATTTCAGCTTATTTAGAATGGAGAAAAATCTTAGACAGCAAAAAACAACTATCATAA
- a CDS encoding group III truncated hemoglobin: MKKQIENREDISFLVHQFYAKIRADEEIGFYFNEMITDWDAHLEKLTDFWETNLFAVRKYKGNPHAVHNEVDEHFGSKITANEFGIWLNYWAQTLDEHFEGENVETLKRRARKMSTFLYVSMFQHRQKESEV, from the coding sequence ATGAAAAAACAAATAGAAAATAGAGAAGATATTTCTTTTTTAGTTCATCAATTCTATGCTAAAATAAGAGCCGATGAGGAAATCGGCTTTTATTTTAATGAAATGATTACGGATTGGGATGCACATCTTGAAAAACTGACCGATTTTTGGGAGACAAATCTATTTGCCGTGCGTAAATACAAAGGAAATCCACATGCGGTTCATAATGAAGTTGACGAACATTTTGGAAGCAAGATTACAGCAAATGAATTTGGAATCTGGCTGAATTATTGGGCACAAACTTTAGATGAACATTTTGAAGGTGAAAATGTAGAAACATTAAAACGTCGAGCTAGAAAGATGAGCACTTTTTTGTATGTAAGTATGTTTCAGCATAGGCAAAAGGAAAGTGAAGTTTAA
- a CDS encoding HIT family protein, producing the protein MASIFTKIVNGEIPAYKIAEDENYLAFLDVNPNAKGHTLCIPKQEIDKIFDMDDELYLGLMKFSKKIAIALEKTVPCKRVGVAVVGLEVPHTHVHLIPLNHMDEMRFIDKVSLSKEEFEDLAKSITANL; encoded by the coding sequence ATGGCATCGATATTCACAAAAATAGTAAACGGAGAAATTCCTGCCTATAAAATCGCTGAAGATGAAAATTATTTAGCTTTTTTAGACGTAAATCCAAATGCAAAAGGGCACACGCTTTGTATTCCAAAACAAGAAATCGATAAGATTTTTGATATGGATGACGAACTGTATTTAGGATTAATGAAATTTTCTAAAAAAATTGCAATTGCTTTAGAAAAAACAGTTCCATGTAAAAGAGTAGGAGTTGCTGTTGTAGGTTTAGAAGTGCCTCATACGCATGTGCATTTGATTCCGTTGAATCATATGGATGAAATGCGTTTTATTGATAAAGTTTCACTTTCAAAAGAGGAATTTGAAGATTTGGCAAAAAGCATAACGGCGAATTTATAG
- a CDS encoding geranylgeranylglyceryl/heptaprenylglyceryl phosphate synthase — protein MRQKILNIHQQIIEAKRSGKKLLAILLDPDKIVWENLDHLLDKINQSPATHIFVGGSIVQAIILEDLITQLKLKTNLPVIIFPGDPSQISPQADAILFLSLLSGRNPDYLIEYQVQAAPILKKTNLEVISTGYILIESGNETAVARVSKTKPLNRENFDLALATAQAGEMLGNKLMYLEAGSGAKNAVPLKMIELIAQNIEIPIIVGGGIVDLHGIQNAYKAGADLVVIGTAFENNSRFFEF, from the coding sequence ATGAGGCAAAAAATACTTAACATCCATCAACAGATTATAGAAGCCAAAAGAAGTGGCAAAAAATTGCTGGCGATTCTTTTGGATCCTGATAAAATTGTTTGGGAAAATTTAGATCATTTATTAGACAAGATAAATCAATCTCCTGCGACACATATTTTTGTGGGCGGAAGCATTGTTCAGGCAATAATTTTAGAAGATTTGATTACACAATTAAAACTAAAAACAAACCTTCCAGTAATTATATTTCCTGGAGATCCGTCACAAATTTCCCCTCAAGCCGATGCTATTTTATTTCTGTCGTTATTATCAGGTAGAAATCCAGATTATTTAATTGAATACCAGGTTCAAGCAGCGCCAATTCTAAAAAAAACAAATCTTGAAGTAATTTCTACAGGATATATTTTGATAGAAAGTGGCAATGAAACGGCGGTCGCACGCGTTAGTAAAACGAAACCGCTTAATCGTGAAAACTTTGATTTGGCTCTAGCCACTGCACAAGCAGGCGAAATGCTTGGAAATAAATTGATGTATTTAGAAGCTGGAAGTGGCGCTAAAAATGCAGTGCCACTGAAAATGATAGAGTTAATTGCGCAAAATATTGAAATTCCTATAATTGTTGGCGGAGGAATTGTAGATTTGCACGGAATTCAAAATGCGTACAAAGCTGGAGCCGATTTAGTAGTCATTGGAACTGCTTTTGAAAACAACAGTCGTTTTTTTGAATTCTAA
- a CDS encoding DUF4301 family protein encodes MEKNLRQQKTTIIKIALFGPESTGKTTLAKQLAEYYETEWVPEFARDYLQEKWEENQHICVADDMMPIAYGQTALENEKLSQAKKYLFCDTNLMVTKVFSEMYYGFCDPLLNEAALEHEYDLFFLTDIDVPWEKDDIRDTPDGRETVFSVFKQTLIDTKKPFIILSGNKESRLAKATAIIDELAMAKERGFSSEDFVQLYERGISFENVLKQLKIFKKGITKSNLIDAATIDDGILAFSETEFEEKAVFFDSQAKNLKIKKFVPASGAATRMFKFLRAFLNEFDIEKETINAYINRKKDKELSIFIVAMDKFPFFKAVDKKLRSIYPDFDSLERDYKNYYFIKTLLSQDYFAFADKPKAVLPFHKYKDHIANPIEEHLNECAHYASSNKVSNLHFTVTEAHQQLFEKEIVILKDKVEKDSGIQINIGYSYQNASTDSIAVDTKNKLVRDKNEALIFRPGGHGALIQNLNKLDADIVFIKNIDNVIQNHIDKITLYKKALAGILIEAQQKVFSYLSAIDEQKIDETELEEIVCFLSENLNVEISSDFKMFTFENKINKVKELLDRPIRVCGMVKNEGEPGGGPFWVMSDKGIKSLQIVETSQIDLSDKKQAKILAESTHFNPVDLVCGIKNYKGEKFDLQNFVDHKTGFIVEKSVEGKTVKNYELPGLWNGSMAHWLTIFVAVPLITFNPVKTVNDLLKAPHQPQ; translated from the coding sequence ATGGAGAAAAATCTTAGACAGCAAAAAACAACTATCATAAAAATTGCTTTGTTTGGTCCTGAAAGTACAGGAAAAACGACTTTAGCAAAACAGCTTGCAGAATACTACGAAACCGAATGGGTTCCAGAGTTTGCTCGTGATTATTTACAAGAAAAATGGGAAGAAAATCAACACATTTGTGTGGCCGATGATATGATGCCTATTGCATACGGACAAACTGCTTTGGAAAATGAAAAACTTTCTCAGGCAAAAAAATACCTTTTCTGCGATACCAATTTGATGGTGACCAAAGTTTTCTCTGAAATGTATTATGGTTTCTGCGATCCGCTTTTAAACGAAGCGGCGTTGGAACATGAATACGACTTGTTTTTTTTGACCGATATTGATGTTCCTTGGGAAAAAGATGATATTAGAGATACACCAGATGGAAGAGAAACTGTATTTTCTGTTTTTAAACAAACTTTAATTGATACTAAAAAACCTTTTATAATTCTTTCAGGGAATAAAGAAAGCCGTTTGGCAAAAGCAACTGCAATTATTGATGAGCTTGCTATGGCCAAAGAACGTGGCTTTTCATCAGAAGATTTTGTTCAGTTGTATGAGCGAGGGATATCTTTTGAGAATGTTCTTAAGCAATTGAAAATTTTCAAAAAAGGAATCACAAAAAGCAACTTAATTGATGCCGCAACAATTGATGACGGAATTTTAGCTTTTTCAGAAACGGAATTCGAAGAGAAAGCAGTGTTTTTTGATTCGCAGGCAAAGAACCTGAAAATTAAAAAATTCGTTCCAGCTTCTGGCGCGGCGACAAGAATGTTTAAGTTTTTAAGAGCTTTTTTGAATGAATTTGACATCGAAAAAGAAACGATAAACGCTTATATAAATAGAAAGAAAGATAAAGAATTGTCCATTTTTATTGTTGCAATGGATAAGTTTCCATTTTTTAAAGCAGTCGATAAAAAGCTGAGATCAATTTATCCTGATTTTGATAGTTTAGAGCGTGATTATAAAAATTACTATTTCATAAAAACATTGCTTTCGCAGGATTATTTTGCTTTCGCAGATAAGCCAAAAGCGGTTTTGCCTTTCCATAAATACAAAGATCATATCGCTAATCCGATTGAAGAACATTTGAATGAATGCGCTCATTATGCTTCTTCAAATAAGGTTTCAAATCTTCATTTTACGGTAACCGAAGCGCATCAGCAATTATTTGAAAAAGAAATTGTAATTCTAAAAGATAAAGTCGAAAAAGATTCAGGAATTCAAATTAATATCGGCTATTCTTACCAAAATGCCAGTACAGATTCTATCGCTGTTGATACAAAAAACAAATTGGTAAGAGATAAAAATGAAGCCTTGATTTTCAGACCGGGCGGGCATGGCGCATTGATTCAAAATCTAAATAAGCTTGATGCCGATATTGTTTTTATTAAAAATATCGACAATGTGATTCAGAATCATATTGATAAAATTACATTGTATAAAAAAGCGCTTGCCGGAATCTTGATTGAAGCACAACAGAAAGTTTTTAGCTATTTAAGTGCTATTGATGAGCAAAAAATCGATGAAACTGAATTAGAAGAGATTGTTTGCTTTTTGTCTGAAAATTTGAATGTAGAAATCTCTAGTGATTTTAAAATGTTCACTTTTGAGAATAAAATCAACAAAGTCAAAGAACTTTTAGATCGCCCGATCAGAGTTTGCGGCATGGTGAAAAATGAGGGAGAACCTGGTGGAGGACCTTTTTGGGTTATGAGCGACAAAGGCATAAAATCGCTTCAAATTGTTGAAACATCCCAAATTGATTTATCGGATAAAAAGCAGGCTAAAATTTTGGCAGAATCTACTCATTTTAATCCGGTAGATTTGGTTTGTGGAATTAAAAATTATAAAGGTGAGAAGTTTGATTTGCAAAACTTTGTAGATCATAAAACGGGTTTTATTGTTGAGAAAAGTGTTGAAGGCAAAACAGTAAAAAATTATGAATTGCCAGGATTATGGAATGGTTCAATGGCACATTGGCTGACTATTTTTGTTGCCGTGCCACTGATTACTTTTAATCCAGTGAAAACGGTAAATGATTTACTTAAAGCACCACATCAGCCACAATAA
- a CDS encoding 4'-phosphopantetheinyl transferase family protein — MPLFQTIQFNETTKILIWEITESFEELYSRVTLKEKTQRRLDGMKSQMHQRAFLSVRMLIQEMGFTDKDLHYDEFGKPYFDCDNHISITHSYHFAAIIISKEKVGIDMELQREKIQRIADKFTDYECNYLKSEFTEEYIKKLTVIWGAKEAIFKIRNEKGISFKDHIQVENFSLEKSQTQASLHFDDLVKDFDVHYQEVKSDNFEGTFTLVYAFEK, encoded by the coding sequence ATGCCTTTATTTCAGACCATACAATTCAATGAAACTACTAAAATTTTAATTTGGGAAATAACCGAATCTTTTGAGGAATTGTACAGTCGCGTTACTTTGAAAGAAAAGACACAACGAAGACTCGACGGAATGAAATCGCAAATGCATCAGCGTGCTTTTTTAAGTGTTCGAATGCTGATTCAAGAAATGGGGTTTACAGATAAAGATTTGCATTATGATGAATTTGGGAAACCTTATTTTGATTGTGATAATCATATCTCAATTACACATTCGTACCATTTTGCGGCAATAATTATAAGCAAAGAAAAGGTTGGAATTGATATGGAATTGCAACGCGAAAAGATTCAGAGAATTGCAGATAAATTTACGGATTACGAATGCAATTATCTAAAGTCAGAATTTACAGAGGAATACATAAAAAAGCTTACTGTAATCTGGGGTGCAAAAGAAGCAATCTTCAAAATCAGAAATGAAAAAGGAATTAGTTTTAAAGATCATATTCAGGTCGAAAATTTTTCTTTAGAGAAATCCCAAACACAGGCAAGTCTTCATTTTGATGATTTGGTTAAAGATTTCGATGTGCATTATCAAGAAGTTAAATCAGATAATTTTGAGGGGACTTTTACTTTGGTTTATGCTTTTGAGAAATAA
- the greA gene encoding transcription elongation factor GreA — MSKVSYYTAEGLKKLKDELEHLKSVMRPKASQDIADARDKGDLSENAEYDAAKEAQGLLEMRISKLEEVYANARLIDESQLDVSKVLVLSNVKIKNQSNGMEMKYTLVAESEADLKTGKISVTSPIGKGLLGKSVGEVAEITVPNGVLKFEILEISRD, encoded by the coding sequence ATGAGTAAAGTATCTTATTATACAGCAGAAGGATTAAAAAAATTAAAAGATGAATTGGAGCATTTAAAGAGTGTAATGCGCCCAAAAGCATCTCAAGATATAGCAGATGCAAGAGACAAAGGCGATTTATCTGAAAATGCCGAGTATGATGCTGCAAAAGAAGCACAGGGTTTATTAGAAATGAGAATTTCGAAACTGGAAGAAGTTTATGCAAATGCTAGATTGATTGATGAATCTCAATTGGATGTTTCTAAAGTTTTGGTGCTTTCGAATGTGAAAATCAAAAACCAAAGCAACGGAATGGAAATGAAATATACACTTGTTGCTGAAAGTGAAGCCGATTTGAAAACTGGAAAAATCTCAGTGACTTCTCCTATTGGAAAAGGTTTGCTTGGAAAATCTGTTGGAGAAGTAGCCGAAATTACGGTTCCAAACGGAGTTTTGAAATTCGAAATTCTTGAAATTTCGAGAGACTAA